In Syntrophotaleaceae bacterium, the genomic window ATTTCATAAGTGGCCACGCCGATGGGCTTGCGGGCGTCGTGCAGGGCGTATTCCACAATCGTGCGGCTCTTCTCCTTGCACAGGATGATGCCGATGGAGGGGTTCTCGTCCTCCTGGCGGACCTGCCGGTCCAGAGCCGCCAGATAAAACTGCATCTTGCCGACGAACTCCGGCAGGAACTCGCCGACTTTCAATTCAATGGCGACAAGGCAGCGCAGACGGCGGTGAAACAACAAGAGGTCGATGAAAAACTCTTTGCCGTCCACCTCCAGCCGGTATTGGCTGCCCATGAAGGCGAACATGCCGCCCATGGCCCGGAGGAAATCCTCGATCCGGGCGATGAGCGCCCGCTCCAGCTCCCGCTCGCTGTGCTCCTCGCCCAGCTCCAGAAAATCGAAGGTGTATTCGTCCTTCACCGCCAGCTTGGCCTGGGCGCGAAGTTCCGGTGTGAGCGCCTGGTCGAAGTTGGTCTGGCCGAGCAGGGATTTT contains:
- a CDS encoding PDDEXK nuclease domain-containing protein, encoding MKPTDKTPKNSLGKPQDYPRLLSEIKERIRSAQYEALKAVNKELVGLYWDIGRMIVERQDVEGWGKAVVEQLAADLRTEFPGVGGFSASNLWRMKAFFEAYNGLEKLAPLVREIGWSHNLAILERCKDPLEREFYLRMTRKFGWSKNVLIHQIDNQSYEKSLLGQTNFDQALTPELRAQAKLAVKDEYTFDFLELGEEHSERELERALIARIEDFLRAMGGMFAFMGSQYRLEVDGKEFFIDLLLFHRRLRCLVAIELKVGEFLPEFVGKMQFYLAALDRQVRQEDENPSIGIILCKEKSRTIVEYALHDARKPIGVATYE